One segment of Onychomys torridus chromosome 3, mOncTor1.1, whole genome shotgun sequence DNA contains the following:
- the Usp5 gene encoding ubiquitin carboxyl-terminal hydrolase 5 isoform X1, producing MAELSEEALLSVLPTIRVPKAGDRVHKDECAFSFDTPESEGGLYICMNTFLGFGKQYVERHFNKTGQRVYLHLRRTRRLREEDTSAGTGDPPRKKPTRLAIGVEGGFDLTEEKFEYDEDVKIVILPDYLEIARDGLGGLPDIVRDRVTSAVEALLSADSASRKQEVQAWDGEVRQVSKHAFNLKQLDNPARIPPCGWKCSKCDMKENLWLNLTDGSILCGRRYFDGSGGNNHAVEHYRETGYPLAVKLGTITPDGADVYSYDEDDMVLDPSLAEHLSHFGIDMLKMQKTDKTMTELEIDMNQRIGEWELIQESGVPLKPLFGPGYTGIRNLGNSCYLNSVVQVLFSIPDFQRKYVDKLEKIFQNAPTDPTQDFSTQVAKLGHGLLSGEYSKPALESGDGEQVPEQKEVQDGIAPRMFKALIGKGHPEFSTNRQQDAQEFFLHLINMVERNCRSSENPNEVFRFLVEEKIKCLATEKVKYTQRVDYIMQLPVPMDAALNKEELLEYEEKKRQAEEEKVPLPELVRAQVPFSSCLEAYGAPEQVDDFWSTALQAKSVAVKTTRFASFPDYLVIQIKKFTFGLDWVPKKLDVSIEMPEELDISQLRGAGLQPGEEELPDIAPPLVTPDEPKGSLGFYGNEDEDSFCSPHFSSPTSPMLDESVIIQLVEMGFPMDACRKAVYYTGNSGAEAAMNWVMSHMDDPDFANPLILPGSSGPGSTSAAADPPPEDCVTTIVSMGFSRDQALKALRATNNSLERAVDWIFSHIDDLDAEAAMDISEGRSAADSISESVPVGPKVRDGPGKYQLFAFISHMGTSTMCGHYVCHIKKEGRWVIYNDQKVCASEKPPKDLGYIYFYQRVAS from the exons AGAGAAGAGGACACTAGTGCAGGCACTGGGGACCCACCTCGGAAGAAGCCCACCCGGCTGGCAATTG GTGTTGAAGGTGGGTTTGATCTCACCGAGGAGAAGTTTGAATATGACGAGGACGTGAAGATTGTTATTTTGCCAGATTACCTGGAGATCGCCCGGGACGGGTTGGGGGGGCTTCCCGACATTGTCAGAGATCGG GTGACCAGTGCAGTGGAAGCCCTACTGTCAGCTGATTCAGCCTCCCGCAAGCAGGAGGTGCAGGCTTGGGATGGAGAAGTCCGTCAGGTGTCTAAGCATGCCTTCAACCTCAAGCAGTTGGACAACCCTGCGCGGATCCCTCCCTG TGGCTGGAAGTGCTCCAAGTGTGACATGAAAGAGAACCTGTGGCTCAACCTGACAGATGGCTCCATCCTCTGTGGCCGACGATACTTTGATGGCAGTGGAGGCAACAACCATGCTGTGGAGCACTACAGGGAGACTGGCTACCCCTTAGCTGTTAAGCTGGGCACCATCACACCCGATGGAGCTG ATGTGTATTCATATGATGAGGATGACATGGTTCTGGACCCTAGCCTGGCAGAGCACTTGTCCCACTTTGGCATCGACATGCTGAAGATGCAGAAG ACGGACAAGACAATGACCGAGCTGGAGATAGACATGAACCAGCGCATTGGTGAATGGGAGCTGATCCAGGAGTCAGGTGTGCCACTCAAGCCTCTGTTTGGACCTGGTTACACGGGCATCCGGAACCTGGGGAACAGCTGCTACCTCAACTCTGTGGTTCAGGTGCTCTTCAGCATCCCTGACTTCCAGAGGAA GTATGTGGATAAATTGGAGAAGATCTTCCAGAATGCCCCAACAGACCCCACCCAGGACTTCAGCACCCAGGT GGCCAAGCTGGGCCATGGCCTTCTCTCTGGAGAATATTCCAAGCCAGCACTGGAGTCAGGTGATGGGGAGCAGGTACCAGAACAAAAG GAAGTTCAAGATGGCATTGCCCCTCGAATGTTCAAGGCCCTCATTGGCAAGGGCCACCCGGAGTTCTCCACGAATCGGCAGCAGGATGCCCAGGAATTCTTCCTTCACCTTatcaacatggtggag AGGAATTGCCGGAGTTCTGAAAATCCAAATGAAGTGTTCCGCTTCTTGGTGGAAGAAAAGATCAAATGCCTGGCCACAGAGAAGGTTAAGTACACTCAGCGAGTTGACTACATCATGCAGTTGCCTGTGCCCATGGATGCAGCCCTTAACAAAG AGGAGCTTCTAGAGTATGAAGAGAAGAAGCGGCAAGCTGAAGAGGAGAAAGTCCCACTGCCAGAACTGGTTCGGGCCCAGGTGCCCTTCAGCTCCTGCCTGGAAGCGTATGGGGCCCCTGAGCAGGTGGATGACTTCTGGAGCACAGCCCTACAGGCGAAATCAGTAGCTGTCAA GACTACACGGTTTGCTTCCTTCCCTGACTACCTGGTCATCCAGATCAAGAAGTTCACCTTTGGCTTAGACTGGGTGCCCAAGAAACTGG ATGTGTCCATTGAGATGCCAGAGGAGCTAGACATCTCCCAGTTGAGGGGAGCAGGGCTACAGCCAGGAGAAGAGGAGCTGCCTGACATTGCCCCGCCCCTGGTCACTCCGGATGAGCCCAAAGGTAGCCTTGGTTTCTATGGCAACGAAGACGAAGACTCCTTCTGCTCCCCTCACTTCTCCTCTCCGACAT cacccatgttggaTGAATCCGTTATCATACAGTTGGTGGAAATGGGCTTCCCTATGGATGCCTGCCGGAAAGCTGTCTACTATACAGGGAACAGTGGGGCTGAAGCAGCCATGAACTGGGTCATGTCACACATGGATGATCCAG ATTTTGCAAATCCCCTCATCCTGCCTGGCTCCAGTGGACCTGGTTCTACAAGTGCAGCAGCTGATCCCCCACCAGAGGACTGTGTGACCACAATTGTTTCCATGGGCTTCTCAAGGGACCAGGCCCTGAAAGCCCTACGGGCCACG AACAATAGTTTAGAACGGGCTGTAGACTGGATCTTCAGTCACATTGACGACCTAGATGCAGAAGCTGCTATGGACATCTCAGAGGGACGCTCAGCTGCTGACTCCATTTCTGAGTCTGTGCCAGTGGGACCTAAAGTCCGGGATGGTCCTGGAA aatATCAGCTCTTTGCCTTCATTAGTCACATGGGCACTTCTACTATGTGTGGTCACTATGTCTGCCACATCAAGAAGGAAGGCAG ATGGGTGATCTACAATGATCAGAAAGTGTGTGCCTCCGAAAAGCCACCCAAGGACCTGGGTTACATCTACTTCTACCAGAGAGTGGCCAGCTAA
- the Usp5 gene encoding ubiquitin carboxyl-terminal hydrolase 5 isoform X2 — MAELSEEALLSVLPTIRVPKAGDRVHKDECAFSFDTPESEGGLYICMNTFLGFGKQYVERHFNKTGQRVYLHLRRTRRLREEDTSAGTGDPPRKKPTRLAIGVEGGFDLTEEKFEYDEDVKIVILPDYLEIARDGLGGLPDIVRDRVTSAVEALLSADSASRKQEVQAWDGEVRQVSKHAFNLKQLDNPARIPPCGWKCSKCDMKENLWLNLTDGSILCGRRYFDGSGGNNHAVEHYRETGYPLAVKLGTITPDGADVYSYDEDDMVLDPSLAEHLSHFGIDMLKMQKTDKTMTELEIDMNQRIGEWELIQESGVPLKPLFGPGYTGIRNLGNSCYLNSVVQVLFSIPDFQRKYVDKLEKIFQNAPTDPTQDFSTQVAKLGHGLLSGEYSKPALESGDGEQVPEQKEVQDGIAPRMFKALIGKGHPEFSTNRQQDAQEFFLHLINMVERNCRSSENPNEVFRFLVEEKIKCLATEKVKYTQRVDYIMQLPVPMDAALNKEELLEYEEKKRQAEEEKVPLPELVRAQVPFSSCLEAYGAPEQVDDFWSTALQAKSVAVKTTRFASFPDYLVIQIKKFTFGLDWVPKKLDVSIEMPEELDISQLRGAGLQPGEEELPDIAPPLVTPDEPKAPMLDESVIIQLVEMGFPMDACRKAVYYTGNSGAEAAMNWVMSHMDDPDFANPLILPGSSGPGSTSAAADPPPEDCVTTIVSMGFSRDQALKALRATNNSLERAVDWIFSHIDDLDAEAAMDISEGRSAADSISESVPVGPKVRDGPGKYQLFAFISHMGTSTMCGHYVCHIKKEGRWVIYNDQKVCASEKPPKDLGYIYFYQRVAS; from the exons AGAGAAGAGGACACTAGTGCAGGCACTGGGGACCCACCTCGGAAGAAGCCCACCCGGCTGGCAATTG GTGTTGAAGGTGGGTTTGATCTCACCGAGGAGAAGTTTGAATATGACGAGGACGTGAAGATTGTTATTTTGCCAGATTACCTGGAGATCGCCCGGGACGGGTTGGGGGGGCTTCCCGACATTGTCAGAGATCGG GTGACCAGTGCAGTGGAAGCCCTACTGTCAGCTGATTCAGCCTCCCGCAAGCAGGAGGTGCAGGCTTGGGATGGAGAAGTCCGTCAGGTGTCTAAGCATGCCTTCAACCTCAAGCAGTTGGACAACCCTGCGCGGATCCCTCCCTG TGGCTGGAAGTGCTCCAAGTGTGACATGAAAGAGAACCTGTGGCTCAACCTGACAGATGGCTCCATCCTCTGTGGCCGACGATACTTTGATGGCAGTGGAGGCAACAACCATGCTGTGGAGCACTACAGGGAGACTGGCTACCCCTTAGCTGTTAAGCTGGGCACCATCACACCCGATGGAGCTG ATGTGTATTCATATGATGAGGATGACATGGTTCTGGACCCTAGCCTGGCAGAGCACTTGTCCCACTTTGGCATCGACATGCTGAAGATGCAGAAG ACGGACAAGACAATGACCGAGCTGGAGATAGACATGAACCAGCGCATTGGTGAATGGGAGCTGATCCAGGAGTCAGGTGTGCCACTCAAGCCTCTGTTTGGACCTGGTTACACGGGCATCCGGAACCTGGGGAACAGCTGCTACCTCAACTCTGTGGTTCAGGTGCTCTTCAGCATCCCTGACTTCCAGAGGAA GTATGTGGATAAATTGGAGAAGATCTTCCAGAATGCCCCAACAGACCCCACCCAGGACTTCAGCACCCAGGT GGCCAAGCTGGGCCATGGCCTTCTCTCTGGAGAATATTCCAAGCCAGCACTGGAGTCAGGTGATGGGGAGCAGGTACCAGAACAAAAG GAAGTTCAAGATGGCATTGCCCCTCGAATGTTCAAGGCCCTCATTGGCAAGGGCCACCCGGAGTTCTCCACGAATCGGCAGCAGGATGCCCAGGAATTCTTCCTTCACCTTatcaacatggtggag AGGAATTGCCGGAGTTCTGAAAATCCAAATGAAGTGTTCCGCTTCTTGGTGGAAGAAAAGATCAAATGCCTGGCCACAGAGAAGGTTAAGTACACTCAGCGAGTTGACTACATCATGCAGTTGCCTGTGCCCATGGATGCAGCCCTTAACAAAG AGGAGCTTCTAGAGTATGAAGAGAAGAAGCGGCAAGCTGAAGAGGAGAAAGTCCCACTGCCAGAACTGGTTCGGGCCCAGGTGCCCTTCAGCTCCTGCCTGGAAGCGTATGGGGCCCCTGAGCAGGTGGATGACTTCTGGAGCACAGCCCTACAGGCGAAATCAGTAGCTGTCAA GACTACACGGTTTGCTTCCTTCCCTGACTACCTGGTCATCCAGATCAAGAAGTTCACCTTTGGCTTAGACTGGGTGCCCAAGAAACTGG ATGTGTCCATTGAGATGCCAGAGGAGCTAGACATCTCCCAGTTGAGGGGAGCAGGGCTACAGCCAGGAGAAGAGGAGCTGCCTGACATTGCCCCGCCCCTGGTCACTCCGGATGAGCCCAAAG cacccatgttggaTGAATCCGTTATCATACAGTTGGTGGAAATGGGCTTCCCTATGGATGCCTGCCGGAAAGCTGTCTACTATACAGGGAACAGTGGGGCTGAAGCAGCCATGAACTGGGTCATGTCACACATGGATGATCCAG ATTTTGCAAATCCCCTCATCCTGCCTGGCTCCAGTGGACCTGGTTCTACAAGTGCAGCAGCTGATCCCCCACCAGAGGACTGTGTGACCACAATTGTTTCCATGGGCTTCTCAAGGGACCAGGCCCTGAAAGCCCTACGGGCCACG AACAATAGTTTAGAACGGGCTGTAGACTGGATCTTCAGTCACATTGACGACCTAGATGCAGAAGCTGCTATGGACATCTCAGAGGGACGCTCAGCTGCTGACTCCATTTCTGAGTCTGTGCCAGTGGGACCTAAAGTCCGGGATGGTCCTGGAA aatATCAGCTCTTTGCCTTCATTAGTCACATGGGCACTTCTACTATGTGTGGTCACTATGTCTGCCACATCAAGAAGGAAGGCAG ATGGGTGATCTACAATGATCAGAAAGTGTGTGCCTCCGAAAAGCCACCCAAGGACCTGGGTTACATCTACTTCTACCAGAGAGTGGCCAGCTAA